The genomic DNA GAtattctttcttcctttcttggATTCTATTTCACATGTTCCCACCTAGGATACACAGTTGTTGGATATGCTGTTTACTTTTACACGTACAGTACTTGGAAAGGACGGACTGTATACTTGGAGGACCTCTATGTGATGCCAGAATTCAGAGGTAAAATCCGTTGAAATTATGCCAACAAAGTCATTTAATGGATCTTGTagagtattttttttgttacttgaGTGGATCCTCACTTTTATATCAAAACTTCTGTACACAAGTATTGATTATCTGTCTTTACAGGAACTGGCATTGGCAAAGGTTTACTGAGCAAAGTGGCAGAGGTAAGAATGGTTTTGTTGGCTgttaaacaatatttaaaaggaaatatagttttagaaaataaaactggGCCTGAAAGCAATTAAACGAGAATAATACAGAGTTATTTATTGTCTTTGCATATTGTATAAAgaaatcagtactttttcaaagtaaaaaagaatAACCTATGTCACATATAGCCACACATGCATACTGtacaaatttatgatttttcaattttattttaaaacagtgcAGAATAGAAAATAATATAGAAATCTATGCAGTGCAGTCTTCAGTGATGTCTTCACTGTTGCAGAATATTATGAATATTATATAATATTACTGCAAAAGGAACAGCCCTAGATAATGTTGTGCAGACAGTACTGTTACAcaaaaaagacatcaaacaTACATTTATGGAGTGTGCATTTTGTGCATGAAAATTAATTAGTTGCacctttaaaaatgcacaacagcAATTTGAAATATGTGTCATTTATATCTGTGTGACATCAACTTTCTTCTGTGGAAAAGCAGCAAGATTAcctaaaacatatttttgtttttgtttagatTACGAAGAAGAAGCAGTGCGTGCGGCTTCAGCTGTCTGTGCTGAACTGGAACGCCCTTGTTCGGGACTTCTGTGCTGCTAAAGGAGCTCAGGATCTCACTGTCACTGAAGGCTGGCACTTCATACGTTTTGATGGACAAAACTTGGACAATTTAGCAAATGAAGCACCAAAAGATTGAAAGTTTGCTGAAGAAAATGTGTCCAATATTGTTAATGTTTTTGATTGGTataaatgatttgtttttatattctgTGGGGCCAAAAATAAGCCATACAATCTTGTCAGTCCCTAAACTTAAGAAGGTTATGTCTAAGGATTTGAATGCATGGAAtgcacagtattggatttttgccaattttgtcaatatttctAGACTCATCTTAGCCAGTAGAGGTATCGTATAAATATCGGTATAAATATACAtaccatttttttaacaaagtccCTCCTGTAAAAGAATGTACCCGTTTCTCTTAAGTGGCCTGCCGGTTTGCGTTAGACAGATGCAAAACAGgattatatttgatttttttttttttttttttttaggaataaatgtgatgttttcagaAAGTGACATTCAACAATGTATAATCACATATTAATTTCCTTGGATTACATTTAATATAAAATTATTAAAGGCaacagtaaaataaagcttcatcTGCCTTTttgagaagtgcaaaaaacaaaacaggataactttatttatatagcatcTTTATAAACCAATGTTTACAAAGTATTTTGACAGCAAAGGCATGGACtcagggaaaaataaacagcaatCAGACCAAACAGAGGAGGTCTCATATTCATACGAGAGGGAAAGAATAGAATtggaacaaaaaagaacacaaatgatagaaataaaaatgacaaatgcaAATTTTGAATGTCAGTTTAAGtattgaataaaataatatatgAGAGATGActacacatttaaaatgttgatatctAGTGTTCATTGAAAAACCTACTGAAACAAATCACCCAAAGAAACAGTTATTTATAATATACATGAGTTatgaaaaatgattgaaatgcACAAAACTAacttcaaatattttttgtttatacacacatgaaaaagttaaagaatGCACTCAAGTCACAGAATATGATTTTTTCAGATACAGTAGATCATACAGTATAGACCACCATTCCTTTAGGAAAGCTGGTTTTAAATCTATATCAGGTTCTCTGTAGAAACTTGTAGAATGACGTTTTGAGCCCCTTACCTATGCAGACAAACTGATATGTTGCATTTAATGAACAAAGGTGCAAAAGTCATCTTactcaaccaaaaaaaaaaacctgaggaAGGTTTGAGGATACATGGACAGTGCAAACACCTAATGtcattaaaatactttttacacCCCAAAATCGACATGAAAATACGACTCAAAAATAGTTTAAGGTCATCTATgaaatatattgttttgttttgtagttCTAGTTGGAGCAAatctacggaagagtattagggccactgaaaaaaaaaaatttgagacgaatttttttttttcacttgtaagaaaaaagtcagaattctgagattaaagtcagaattctgagaaaaaagtgagaattctgagtttaatctcagaattctcactttaatctcagaattctgactttaatctcagaattctgactttaatctcagaattttgacttttttctcagaattctgactttaatctcagaattctgactttaatctcagaattctgactttaatctcagagttctgactttaatctcagaattctgacttttttctcagagttctgaatttaatctcagaattctgacttttttctcagaattctgactttaatctcagaacactgaattttttctcacaagtgaaaaaattttcgtctcaaatttttttcagtggccccaatactcttccAAATCAGATGATAAAATCATCCAATATTTTTGTAGGTTGCCCCGCCTCTACTCATGCGTGAAGCCTCTAAATAGCAAAACCAGATGGTAGCATGATTCTGCGGAGCACTGGGATCCTGTCCTTGACCTGTCTGTCTATCAGAATTGCTCAGCCGGTTAACTCTAGTGTTATTTATACACACTTTTAGTAGAAGTGAAGTCGTCTTacagattgtttttgttgtccctgcaaacatgaattttaaaatacgGGCTGCAACGAAAGAAGACTGCAAAGAAATCTCAAGAATGATAATGGTGAGTGATAGTTTGATGTAAATATGCTAGTTATCTGCGCTCTGTTCACTGTTATAGTGAATGGTATACTTCTGCTCTACACGTTTTTAGGcttgctcctcacttaaattattCTGAATGATTGACGTTCCTTATTGATGAAATACACCTGTCCTATACATAATGATGTAATTCAAGTTTTATTTAGCTGTTAACACGAGTCAATAATACTGTAATTTACCATGCTGTAATTCCCTCTCTGCAGGAGCTGTCAGTCTTTGTAAAAATGCCTGACCAGGTGAAGATATCTCATGAAGGTAAATCTGGATATATTGAAAGAGAAGAATACAGGTTTTAAAATATCTCATAGTTAAAGTATTAATGTCAAATTAGTCTGATTAAAGTAAAAACGAGGTAAGCTattcaaaatatatttatgtcagtcataaattattttaagaGCAAACATATCAAATCCTGATTAAATATTACATTGCACATTAACTACATCAATGTTTTGAACATGAACATCCTGGAAGCCACACCATTCACAAACAAGTCAAAACAAGTGTGTCTAAATGGGTGGATGCTGCTTAATACCAAAAATTACACCTGTGGTTTTTCTGGGTAAGGCATATGAGTATATGAGTGCCTATTCAAGTGGTATAAGTGGTCATAGATTTGCACAAAATGCAGTCTGACATCAGTTTAACAGTAAACTCTTTAAGGATTGGAAACTATTCAGAGATGCACATTGCCCCATGAGGGAAGATATGTACTCATTAAAAGAGGAAAGGTAGAATGCAGGCAGGTAACAGTTTGAAGCATTCAGGGATTTTCACATTTAGGAAAGGCAGGAAATGTTCAACTTGTGGACAGCCTGAAACCTTAATTTTAGACTtttatcatgcttttttttttatcatttccacGTATTTGGAtctttgctgttgttgtgtatatataaaaaaacatactaTGACTGAAAGCTGAAATTTttatctgtttctttcttttttttttttttggctcaagAACTGGAGCGCGACGGTTTCTGCCAGAATCCCTTCTTTGAGTGCCTCGTTGCAGAAGTTCCTGAGGAGAGTAAATCTAAAGAAGGTAGAGTGTTGATCAAGGCTCTGCCTTGCTTTTATAATAATTTTCAGTGTGCTGGGAGCTTTTCTTCATCATACTATGTTAGTAATGTCTAATCTCTTCTTCTTCAGCACTAAACCAAAGATAAGTCCAGGGAACTGTATAGTACTAAGCAAATTCTGTTAAGTACTGGTGTTTACAGCAAAGTTCATATAAACAGGGCCAGCGTTAGATagtcttttgactttttattttcttctgtagAAGGACTATAACAGTCTATCTTAAAAGACAATGCAGGGATAATTTAACAGTCCAGTGATGGTCAAGACGTATAATCTCTTATTCATGTCATACAGAAACACAGTCCCAATTTGTTAGCAGTGTTTTTCTGAtattctttcttcctttcttggATTCTATTTCACATGTTCCCACCTAGGATACACAGTTGTTGGATATGCTGTTTACTTTTACACGTACAGTACTTGGAAAGGACGGACTGTATACTTGGAGGACCTCTATGTGATGCCAGAATTCAGAGGTAAAATCCGTTGAAATTATGCCAACAAAGTCATTTAATGGATCTTGTagagtattttttttgttacttgaGTGGATCCTCACTTTTTATATCAAAACTTCTGTACACAAGTATTGATTATCTGTCTTTACAGGAACTGGCATTGGCAAAGGTTTACTGAGCAAAGTGGCAGAGGTAAGAATGGTTTTGTTGGCTgttaaacaatatttaaaaggaaatatagttttagaaaataaaactggGCCTGAAAGCAATTAAACGAGAATAATACAGAGTTATTTATTGTCTTTGCATATTGTATAAAgaaatcagtactttttcaaaataaaaaagaataaccTATGTCACATATAGCCACACATGCATACTGtacaaatttatgattttttcaattttattttaaaacagtgcAGAATAGAAAATAATTTAGAAATCTATGCAGTGCAGTCTTCAGTGATGTCTTCACTGTTGCAGAATATTAtgaatattatattatattactgcAAAAGGAACAGCCCTAGATAATGTTGTGCAGACAGTACTGTTACAcaaaaaagacatcaaacaTACATTTATGGAGTGTGCATTTTGTGCATGAATGAAATTAATTAGTTGCacctttaaaaatgcacaacagcAATTTGAAATATGTGTCATTTATATCTGTGTGACATCAACTTTCTTCTGTGGAAAAGCAGCAAGATTAcctaaaacatatttttgtttttgtttagatTCTGAAGAAGAAGCAGTGCGTGCGGCTTCAGCTGTCTGTGCTGAACTGGAACGCTTTGTTCGGGACTTCTGTGCTGCTAAAGGAGCTCAGGATCTCACTGTCACTGAAGGCTGGCACTTCATACGTTTTGATGGACAAAACTTGGACAATTTAGCAAATGAAGCACCAAAAGATTGAAAGTTTGCTGAAGAAAATGTGTCCAATCTTGTTACTGTTTTGGATTGGTataactgatttgtttttatattctgTCCAAAAATAAGCCATACAATCTTGTCAGTCCCTAAACTTAAGAAGGTTATGTCTAAGGATTTGAATGCATGGAAtgcacagtattggatttttgccaattttgtcaatatttctAGACTCATCTTAGCCAGTAGAGGTATCGTATAAATATCGGTATAAATATACATACCATTTTTGTAACAAAGTCCCTCCTGTACAAGAATGTACCCGTTACTCTTAATGTGACTGCCTGTTTGCTGTAGACAGATGCAAAACAGgattatatttgatttttttttttttttttttaggaataaatgtgatgttttcagaAAGTGACATTCAACAATGTATAATCACATATTAATTTCCTTGGATTACATTTAATATAAAATTATTAAAGGCaacagtaaaataaagcttcatcTGCCTTTttgagaagtgcaaaaaacaaaacaggataactttatttatatagcatcTTTATAAACCAATGTTTACAAAGTATTTTGACAGCAAAGGCATGGACtcagggaaaaataaacagcaatCAGACCAAACAGAGGAGGTCTCATATTCATACGAGAGGGAAAGAATAGAATtggaacaaaaaagaacacaaatgatagaaataaaaatgacaaatgcaAATTTTGAATGTCAGTTTAAGtattgaataaaataatatatgAGAGATGActacacatttaaaatgttgatatctAGTGTTCATTGAAAAACCTACTGAAACAAATCACCCAAAGAAACAGTTATTTATAATATACATGAGTTatgaaaaatgattgaaatgcACAAAACTAacttcaaatattttttgtttatacacacatgaaaaagttaaagaatGCACTCAAGTCACAGAATATGATTTTTTCAGATACAGTAGATCATACAGTATAGACCACCATTCCTTTAGGAAAGCTGGTTTTAAATCTATATCAGGTTCTCTGTAGAAACTTGTAGAATGACGTTTTGAGCCCCTTACCTATGCAGACAAACTGATATGTTGCATTTAATGAACAAAGGTGCAAAAGTCATCTTactcaaccaaaaaaaaaaacctgaggaAGGTTTGAGGATACATGGACAGTGCAAACACCTAATGtcattaaaatactttttacacCCCAAAATCGACACGAAAATACGACTCAAAATAGTTTAAGGTCATCTATgaaatatattgttttgttttgtagttCTAGTTGGAGCGAatctacggaagagtattagggccactgaaaaaaaaatttgagacaatttttttcacttgtaaaaaagtcagaattctgagattaaactcagaattctgagaaaaaagtgagaattctgagtttaatctcagaattctcactttaatctcagaattctgactttaatctcagaattctgactttaatctcagaattttgacttttttctcagaattctgactttaatctcagaattctgactttaatctcagaattctgactttaatctcagagttctgactttaatctcagaattctgacttttttctcagaattctgactttaatctcagaattctgacttttttctcagaattctgactttaatctcagaattctgacttttttctcacaagtgaaaaaaaaattttcgtctcaaatttttttttcagtggccccaatactcttccgtacaAATCAGATGATAAAATCATCCAATATTTTTGTAGGTTGCCCCGCCTCTACTCATGCGTGAAGCCTCTAAATAGCAAAACCAGATGGTAGCATGATTCTGCGGAGCACTGGGATCCTGTCCTTGACCTGTCTGTCTATCAGAATTGCTCAGCGCCGGTTAACTCTAGTGTTATTTATACACACTTTTAGTAGAAGTGAAGTGCGTCTTacagattgtttttgttgtccctgcaaacatgaattttaaaatacgGGCTGCAACGAAAGAAGACTGCAAAGAAATCTCAAGAATGATAATGGTGAGTGATAGTTTGATGTAAATATGCTAGTTATCTGCGCTCTGTTCACTGTTATAGTGAATGGTATACTTCTGCTCTACACGTTTTTAGGcttgctcctcacttaaattattCTGAATGATTGACGCGTTCCTTATTGATGAAATACACCCGTCCTATACATAATGATGTAATTCAAGTTTTATTTAGCTGTTAACACGAGTCAATAATACTGTAATTTACCATGCTGTAATTCCCTCTCTGCAGGAGCTGTCAGTCTTTGTAAAAATGCCTGACCAGGTGAAGATATCTCATGAAGGTAAATCTGGATATATTGAAAGAGAAGAATACAGGTTTTAAAATATCTCATAGTTAAAGTATTAATGTCAAATTAGTCTGATTAAAGTAAAAACGAGGTAAGctattcaaaaatatatttatgtcagtcataaattattttaagaGCAAACATATCAAATCCTGATTAAATATTACATTGCACATTAACTACATCAATGTTTTGAACATGAACATCCTGGAAGCCACACCATTCACAAACAAGTCAAAACAAGTGTGTCTAAATGGGTGGATGCTGCTTAATACCAAAAATTACACCTGTGGTTTTTCTGGGTAAGGCATATGAGTATATGAGTGCCTATTCAAGTGGTATAAGTGGTCATAGATTTGCACAAAATGCAGTCTGACATCAGTTTAACAGTAAACTCTTTAAGGATTGGAAACTATTCAGAGATGCACATTGCCCCATGAGGGAAGATATGTACTCATTAAAAGAGGAAAGGTAGAATGCAGGCAGGTAACAGTTTGAAGCATTCAGGGATTTTCACATTTAGGAAAGGCAGGAAATGTTCAACTTGTGGACAGCCTGAAACCTTAATTTTAGACTtttatcatgctttttttttatcatttccacGTATTTGGAtctttgctgttgttgtgtATATATACAAAAACATACTCTGACTGAAAGCTGAAATTTttatctgtttctttttttttttttttggctcaagAACTGGAGCGCGAGTTTCTGCCAGAATCCCTTCTTTGAGTGCCTCGTTGCAGAAGTTCCTGAGGAGAGTAAATCTAAAGAAGGTAGAGTGTTGATCAAGGCTCTGCCTTGCTTTTATAATAATTTTCAGTGTGCTGGGAGCTTTTCTTCATCATACTATGTTAGTAATGTCTAATCTCTTCTTCTTCAGCACTAAACCAAAGATAAGTCCAGGGAACTGTATAGTACTAAGCAAATTCTGTTAAGTACTGGTGTTTACAGCAAAGTTCATATAAACAGGGCCAGCGTTAGATagtcttttgactttttttattttcttctgtagAAGGACTATAACAGTCTATCTTAAAAGACAATGCAGGGATAATTTAACAGTCCAGTGATGGTCAAGACGTATAATCTCTTATTCATGTCATACAGAAACACAGTCCCAATTTGTTAGCAGTGTTTTTCTGAtattctttcttcctttcttggATTCTATTTCACATGTTCCCACCTAGGATACACAGTTGTTGGATATGCTGTTTACTTTTACACGTACAGTACTTGGAAAGGACGGACTGTATACTTGGAGGACCTCTATGTGATGCCAGAATTCAGAGGTAAAATCCGTTGAAATTATGCCAACAAAGTCATTTAATGGATCTTGTagagtattttttttgttacttgaGTGGATCCTCACTTTTTATATCAAAACTTCTGTACACAAGTATTGATTATCTGTCTTTACAGGAACTGGCATTGGCAAAGGTTTACTGAGCAAAGTGGCAGAGGTAAGAATGGTTTTGTTGGCTgttaaacaatatttaaaaggaaatatagtttttagaaaataaaactggGCCTGAAAGCAATTAAACGAGAATAATACAGAGTTATTTATTGTCTTTGCATATTGTATAAAgaaatcagtactttttcaaagtaaaaaagaatAACCTATGTCACATATAGCCACACATGCATACTGtacaaatttatgattttttcaattttattttaaaacagtgcAGAATAGAAAATAATTTAGAAATCTATGCAGTGCAGTCTTCAGTGATGTCTTCACTGTTGCAGAATATTAtgaatattatattatattactgcAAAAGGAACAGCCCTAGATAATGTTGTGCAGACAGTACTGTTACAcaaaaaagacatcaaacaTACATTTATGGAGTGTGCATTTTGTGCATGAAAAAATTAATTAGTTGcacctttaaaaaatgcacaacagcAATTTGAAATATGTGTCATTTATATCTGTGTGACATCAACTTTCTTCTGTGGAAAAGCAGCAAGATTAcctaaaacatattttttgtttttgtttagatTACGAAGAAGAAGCAGTGCGTGCGGCTTCAGCTGTCTGTGCTGAACTGGAACGCCCTTGTTCGGGACTTCTGTGCTGCTAAAGGAGCTCAGGATCTCACTGTCACTGAAGGCTGGCACTTCATACGTTTTGATGGACAAAACTTGGACAATTTAGCAAATGAAGCACCAAAAGATTGAAAGTTTGCTGAAGAAAATGTGTCCAATATTGTTAATGTTTTTGATTGGTataaatgatttgtttttatattctgTGGGGCCAAAAATAAGCCATACAATCTTGTCAGTCCCTAAACTTAAGAAGGTTATGTCTAAGGATTTGAATGCATGGAAtgcacagtattggatttttgccaattttgtcaatatttctAGACTCATCTTAGCCAGTAGAGGTATCGTATAAATATCGGTATAAATATACATACCATTTTTGTAACAAAGTCCCTCCTGTACAAGAATGTACCCGTTACTCTTAATGTGACTGCCTGTTTGCTGTAGACAGATGCAAAACAGgattatatttgattttttttttttttgaggaataaatgtgatgttttcagaAAGTGACATTCAACAATGTATAATCACATATTAATTTCCTTGGATTACATTTAATATAAAATTATTAAAGGCaacagtaaaataaagcttcatcTGCCTTTttgagaagtgcaaaaaacaaaacaggataactttatttatatagcatcTTTATAAACCAATGTTTACAAAGTATTTTGACAGCAAAGGCATGGACTCAGGGAAAAATACAGCAATCAGACCAAACAGAGGAGGTCTCATATTCATACGAGAGGGAAAGAATAGAATtggaacaaaaaagaacacaaatgatagaaataaaaatgacaaatgcaAATTTTGAATGTCAGTTTAAGtattgaataaaataatatatgAGAGATGActacacatttaaaatgttgatatctAGTGTTCATTGAAAAACCTACTGAAACAAATCACCCAAAGAAACAGTTATTTATAATATACATGAGTTatgaaaaatgattgaaatgcACAAAACTAacttcaaatattttttgtttatacacacatgaaaaagttaaagaatGCACTCAAGTCACAGAATATGATTTTTTCAGATACAGTAGATCATACAGTATAGACCACCATTCCTTTAGGAAAGCTGGTTTTAAATCTATATCAGGTTCTCTGTAGAAACTTGTAGAATGACGTTTTGAGCCCCTTACCTATGCAGACAAACTGATATGTTGCATTTAATGAACAAAGGTGCAAAAGTCATCTTactcaaccaaaaaaaaaaacctgaggaAGGTTTGAGGATACATGGACAGTGCAAACACCTAATGtcattaaaatactttttacacCCCAAAATCGACATGAAAATACGACTCAAAATAGTTTAAGGTCATCTATgaaatatattgttttgttttgtagttCTAGTTGGAGCAAatctacggaagagtattagggccactgaaaaaaaaaaatttgagacgaatttttttttttcacttgtaagaaaaaagtcagaattctgagattaaagtcagaattctgagaaaaaagtgagaattctgagtttaatctcagaattctcactttaatctcagaattctgactttaatctcagaattctgactttaatctcagaattttgacttttttctcagaattctgactttaatctcagaattctgactttaatctcagaattctgactttaatctcagagttctgactttaatctcagaattctgacttttttctcagaattctgactttaatctcagaattctgacttttttctcagaattctgactttaatctcagaattctgacttttttctcacaagtgaaaaaaaaattttcgtctcaaatttttttttcagtggccccaatactcttccgtacaAATCAGATGATAAAATCATCCAATATTTTTGTAGGTTGCCCCGCCTCTACTCATGCGTGAAGCCTCTAAATAGCAAAACCAGATGGTAGCATGATTCTGCGGAGCACTGGGATCCTGTCCTTGACCTGTCTGTCTATCAGAATTGCTCAGCGCCGGTTAACTCTAGTGTTATTTATACACACTTTTAGTAGAAGTGAAGTGCGTCTTacagattgtttttgttgtccctgcaaacatgaattttaaaatacgGGCTGCAACGAAAGAAGACTGCAAAGAAATCTCAAGAATGATAATGGTGAGTGATAGTTTGATGTAAATATGCTAGTTATCTGCGCTCTGTTCACTGTTATAGTGAATGGTATACTTCTGCTCTACACGTTTTTAGGCTTGCTCTCACTTAAATTATTCTGAATGATTGACGTTCCTTATTGATGAAATACACCTGTCCTATAC from Cheilinus undulatus linkage group 12, ASM1832078v1, whole genome shotgun sequence includes the following:
- the LOC121519128 gene encoding thialysine N-epsilon-acetyltransferase-like, with amino-acid sequence MPDQVKISHEELERDGFCQNPFFECLVAEVPEESKSKEGYTVVGYAVYFYTYSTWKGRTVYLEDLYVMPEFRGTGIGKGLLSKVAEITKKKQCVRLQLSVLNWNALVRDFCAAKGAQDLTVTEGWHFIRFDGQNLDNLANEAPKD